From Flavobacterium sp. 102, a single genomic window includes:
- a CDS encoding sensor histidine kinase has translation MRKIVHSKMNDKNLMLRFFVSKKHRWFRHSILIVFSILALYYTEAEYTQPAEMYSRILLFMQVMVMSYVNMYYLVPKFLFKNNYLAYSVSAIAVIALVALTHDIFAAVYEPDLLPHQNDNINFISFSFVTLVLIIASAAVKLFQQWVLDAQLIYELKQAKTSAELEQLKNQINPHFLFNMLNNANVLTKKDPDKASQVLIKLSDLLRYQLYDSSREKVFLTSDIHFLEDFLNLEKIRRDSFDFIISKEGDLNGVQIPPLLFISFVENAVKHNNDSEKASYVNLEFKSHNGELVFKCTNSKPVVKAVKNNSGGLGLNNIKRRLQLLFPEAHELKIENSKDTFRVTLTIRL, from the coding sequence ATGCGCAAAATAGTACACAGTAAGATGAACGATAAAAATTTGATGCTCCGGTTCTTTGTTTCCAAAAAACACCGATGGTTCCGCCATTCAATTCTGATTGTTTTTAGCATATTGGCATTGTATTACACAGAAGCGGAATACACCCAGCCGGCTGAAATGTATAGCCGTATCCTGCTTTTTATGCAGGTGATGGTGATGTCTTATGTCAATATGTATTATCTGGTACCCAAATTTTTGTTTAAAAACAATTATTTAGCCTACAGTGTCTCAGCCATAGCCGTGATAGCTTTAGTAGCACTCACACATGATATATTTGCCGCCGTTTATGAACCTGATTTATTGCCGCATCAAAACGATAATATCAACTTTATTTCTTTTTCTTTTGTTACCCTCGTACTCATTATTGCCTCGGCAGCGGTCAAATTATTCCAGCAATGGGTATTAGATGCTCAGTTAATCTATGAATTAAAACAGGCCAAAACCAGTGCCGAATTGGAACAGTTGAAAAACCAGATCAATCCGCATTTCCTTTTCAATATGCTCAACAATGCCAACGTACTAACCAAAAAGGATCCTGATAAAGCATCGCAGGTATTGATAAAACTGAGTGATTTGTTGCGTTACCAATTATATGACAGCAGCAGGGAAAAGGTATTCCTCACTTCTGATATTCATTTTTTGGAAGATTTCCTCAACCTAGAGAAAATTCGGAGAGATAGTTTTGACTTTATCATTTCCAAGGAAGGCGACCTCAATGGCGTTCAAATTCCGCCATTGCTGTTTATTTCGTTTGTTGAAAATGCGGTGAAACACAATAACGATTCAGAAAAAGCTTCCTATGTCAACCTCGAATTCAAAAGCCATAATGGCGAATTGGTGTTCAAATGCACCAACTCAAAACCAGTTGTAAAAGCAGTAAAAAACAATTCCGGAGGTTTGGGACTCAACAATATTAAGCGTAGATTGCAGTTGTTATTCCCGGAGGCGCACGAGCTGAAAATCGAAAACAGCAAAGACACGTTCCGTGTAACCTTAACCATAAGATTATGA
- a CDS encoding TonB-dependent receptor — MKKQLQYFILTAFLCMVSAYAQEAKVTLSGTIANKTNNETLIGVNIIIPEAKASITTNSYGFYSITLPKGNYTIILSYMGFDNVEESITLTENTKMNFTMPESGKALDEVVIQTNKTKTNIRKPEMSVNKLSISTIKKMPAVMGEVDVLKSILQLPGVTNAQEGASGFNVRGGSVDGNLVMLDEAVIYNTSHLFGFFSVFNSDVIKDLKLYKGGIPANFGGRISSVLDIYQKEGNNKEYHVNGGIGLISSRLLVEGPIVKEKSSFVIAGRGTYGHLFLKLADEPNSAYFYDLNAKLNYRINDQNNLFLSGYLGNDKLNFNNSFVNVYGNTLLNVRWNHIFSDKIFSNASAIYSDYNYGLQIRSVGIDWDSDVKNYNFKYDFKHYVSNTLSLNYGLNSVYYQFNPGTINPLTPASSINRDQLARKYAFENALYLSAEQKLSDKLSLTYGLRYSNFHRLGQEDVNTYANNRAVIFNPEFEIYEEATPTGTIHYDKNKTIARFGNLEPRFAVAYSFTENQSVKASYNRMSQYIHLISNTASASPLDIWSPSDQYLKPEILDQVALGYFRNFNDDKYSLEVEAFYKKIKNKTDYIDGAELIANDAIEQVLLNGEARSYGLEIMVKKNTGKLTGWLSYTLSKAEQKTPGRAADEPGINYGEWYRANYDKLHNLSVTAAYQWTKKWNLGAIFTFQSGKSATFPNGKYQYQGITVASYGLRNENSLASYHHLDLSATYTPKPDKKKGWQSEWNFSLYNVYNRSNAASYTFSQNETTGLSEAKRISIFGVIPSVTYNFKF; from the coding sequence ATGAAAAAGCAACTCCAGTATTTTATCCTGACCGCCTTCCTCTGTATGGTCTCAGCGTATGCACAGGAGGCAAAAGTTACCCTGAGCGGAACGATTGCCAACAAAACGAATAATGAAACACTCATTGGTGTTAACATCATCATTCCGGAAGCCAAAGCTTCTATCACGACCAACTCCTATGGTTTTTATTCGATTACCTTACCCAAAGGAAATTATACCATTATCCTTAGCTATATGGGTTTTGACAATGTGGAAGAAAGCATTACTCTGACGGAAAACACCAAAATGAATTTTACAATGCCTGAAAGCGGTAAAGCCTTAGATGAAGTTGTGATTCAAACCAACAAAACCAAAACTAACATCCGCAAGCCGGAAATGAGTGTCAACAAACTGTCGATAAGCACCATTAAAAAAATGCCTGCCGTTATGGGTGAAGTGGATGTTCTCAAATCGATTTTACAACTGCCGGGTGTTACCAATGCTCAAGAAGGTGCGTCGGGCTTTAATGTTCGTGGCGGTTCTGTTGACGGCAACCTGGTAATGCTGGACGAGGCGGTGATTTATAACACTTCGCACTTGTTTGGCTTTTTCTCTGTGTTTAATTCTGATGTGATCAAAGATTTGAAACTTTATAAAGGCGGTATTCCTGCTAATTTTGGTGGTAGGATTTCTTCAGTGTTGGATATTTATCAAAAAGAAGGCAACAATAAGGAATACCATGTGAATGGCGGTATTGGTTTGATTTCGAGCCGGCTGTTAGTGGAAGGACCGATAGTAAAGGAGAAAAGTTCGTTTGTGATTGCCGGTCGGGGCACGTATGGTCATCTTTTTCTGAAGCTGGCTGACGAACCCAATTCGGCTTATTTTTATGATTTGAACGCCAAATTGAATTACAGGATTAATGACCAGAACAATCTTTTCCTGTCGGGCTATCTGGGCAACGATAAGCTGAATTTCAACAACAGTTTTGTGAATGTTTATGGCAATACGTTACTGAATGTAAGGTGGAACCATATCTTTTCTGATAAGATATTCTCGAATGCCTCCGCCATTTACAGTGATTACAATTATGGTCTGCAAATTAGATCGGTGGGCATTGACTGGGATTCGGATGTAAAGAATTATAATTTCAAATACGATTTTAAACATTATGTCTCCAACACACTGAGTTTAAATTATGGCTTGAATTCGGTGTATTATCAATTCAATCCGGGAACGATTAATCCGTTGACCCCTGCTTCGAGTATCAATCGCGACCAGTTGGCCCGAAAATATGCTTTTGAAAATGCGCTTTATCTTAGTGCCGAACAAAAATTATCGGATAAATTATCGCTTACTTATGGCCTTCGTTACAGCAATTTCCACAGACTAGGCCAAGAAGATGTGAATACGTATGCCAACAATCGGGCGGTCATTTTTAATCCCGAATTCGAGATTTATGAAGAAGCCACCCCAACGGGAACGATTCATTATGACAAAAACAAAACCATTGCCCGTTTTGGGAATCTCGAACCCCGATTTGCTGTTGCCTATTCCTTTACTGAAAATCAATCGGTAAAAGCCAGTTACAACCGTATGAGTCAATACATTCATTTGATTTCCAATACCGCTTCGGCCTCCCCTTTGGATATTTGGTCGCCGAGTGACCAATACTTGAAACCGGAAATTTTAGACCAAGTCGCTTTGGGCTATTTCCGAAATTTCAACGATGATAAGTATTCCTTGGAAGTGGAAGCGTTTTATAAGAAAATAAAGAACAAAACCGATTATATTGATGGCGCGGAACTCATTGCCAATGATGCCATTGAGCAAGTATTGTTGAATGGTGAAGCACGTTCCTATGGTTTGGAAATCATGGTTAAAAAGAATACCGGAAAATTGACGGGTTGGCTGTCTTATACCCTATCCAAAGCCGAACAGAAAACACCCGGCCGAGCTGCTGACGAACCCGGAATTAACTATGGCGAATGGTATCGCGCTAACTATGACAAGCTGCATAATTTGTCGGTTACGGCAGCTTATCAATGGACTAAAAAATGGAATCTCGGTGCTATTTTCACCTTTCAGTCGGGCAAATCCGCGACGTTTCCCAACGGGAAATACCAATACCAAGGGATAACGGTTGCCAGTTATGGGCTGCGAAATGAAAACTCGCTGGCGTCGTATCATCATTTGGATTTATCGGCCACCTACACCCCAAAACCCGATAAGAAAAAAGGCTGGCAAAGTGAATGGAATTTCAGTCTCTACAATGTGTACAACCGAAGCAATGCCGCTTCCTACACTTTTAGCCAAAATGAAACCACCGGTTTAAGCGAAGCCAAGCGGATTTCGATATTTGGGGTGATTCCGAGTGTTACTTACAATTTCAAATTCTAA
- a CDS encoding aminopeptidase, translated as MKKLIYIVYFFCGVAFAQHHTKMVVEVNSETKILNVIQELTFHNQSNDTLSFIVLNDWNNAYRDKNTPLAGRFSDEFERSFHLAQDKERGQTDNITVIDQNLSILTWERDENYPDVVQIRLREKLLPNQKATFKLTYFVKVPNAEFTQFGYGANGKMNLKNCFLIPARYESKAFVKYNNLNLDDAANALTDYDLDIRIPANLAVNSDLNEIQKEILNNQNRYQFSGKNRLNLNLFVDIPKEYSVFKNSQVEVISNLRDNRLTDIQRAIVIDKIVNYVGENLGPYPLEKITVSQADYDRNPFYGLNQLPNFISPFPDEFMYEIKFLKTYLNNYLHNALQLDPRKDSWIINGIQVYTMMKYIDEFHPESKMMGNVAKLKILRAYNLVSLDFNGQYSYFYMLMARKNLDQPLGAPKNTLIKFNEKIASKYRAGLSLKYLDSYLENNVVPNTIRQFIDINKKQQTNRNDFELLLTKNSPKDITWFFDKIINSRDIIDFKFDKVTKTKDSISFSLKNKTETNVPIPVYGVKGKNVVFKKWIDTFPKDSIFTVPRNEAEKIVINYKNEVPEFNLRNNWQSLRGFRLNSRPIKFIFFKDLEDPNYNQIVYIPTLEYNLYDGLLPGIRFHNKTILDKPFNFDVNPTISTKTQSLSGKANFAVNQFNRDSNLYSIRYQLNGHYLHYAPDAYYTKINPMVYLRFRPDDFRDNKKEMLVFKYIMIDREKSAFTVDENTENYKVFNAKYYNGKTEVTKHYNFLGDFQLSSSFGKIAGELQYRKLFNDKRQVNLRLFAGTFLYNKNISTYFDFGLDRPTDYLFEHDYLGRSETTGLFSQQSIVSDGFFKSMLETRTANQWMTTLNASANIWNWIEVYGDVGMIKNKNTAEQFVYDSGVRLNLVTDYFELYFPVYSNNGWEVGEKNYGERIRFIVTFNPDTLIGLFTRKWF; from the coding sequence TTGAAAAAACTAATATACATAGTCTATTTTTTCTGCGGCGTAGCTTTTGCCCAACACCATACTAAAATGGTCGTGGAAGTCAACAGTGAAACCAAAATACTCAATGTCATTCAAGAGCTGACTTTCCATAACCAATCTAATGACACGCTTAGTTTTATTGTTTTGAATGATTGGAACAATGCCTATCGGGATAAAAATACCCCTTTGGCAGGACGTTTTTCCGATGAATTTGAGCGCAGTTTTCATTTGGCACAAGACAAAGAACGAGGTCAAACAGATAACATTACCGTTATCGACCAAAACTTATCGATCCTGACATGGGAAAGAGACGAAAATTATCCCGATGTGGTTCAAATACGCTTACGCGAAAAGTTGCTGCCTAATCAAAAAGCGACTTTCAAATTGACTTATTTTGTCAAAGTTCCGAATGCTGAGTTTACCCAATTTGGGTATGGAGCCAATGGAAAAATGAACCTCAAAAACTGCTTTCTGATTCCGGCTCGATACGAAAGTAAAGCCTTTGTCAAATACAACAATTTAAACTTAGACGATGCGGCAAATGCCCTTACGGATTATGATTTAGACATAAGAATTCCGGCAAATTTAGCCGTGAATTCCGATTTGAATGAGATTCAAAAAGAAATCCTAAACAACCAAAACCGCTACCAATTTTCGGGCAAAAACCGTCTGAATCTTAACCTGTTTGTTGATATTCCCAAAGAATATTCGGTGTTCAAAAATAGCCAAGTGGAAGTCATTTCCAACTTACGAGACAATCGTTTAACAGACATTCAACGCGCCATTGTGATTGACAAAATTGTAAATTATGTAGGTGAAAATCTAGGGCCATATCCGCTTGAAAAAATAACCGTTTCTCAAGCCGACTATGACCGAAATCCGTTTTATGGTTTGAACCAATTGCCCAATTTTATCAGTCCGTTTCCCGATGAGTTTATGTATGAAATCAAATTCCTGAAAACGTATTTGAACAATTATTTGCACAACGCTTTACAACTCGATCCAAGAAAAGACAGCTGGATTATCAACGGCATTCAAGTGTATACAATGATGAAATACATAGACGAATTTCATCCCGAAAGTAAAATGATGGGCAATGTGGCGAAGTTGAAAATCTTGCGTGCTTACAACTTGGTTAGCCTTGATTTCAACGGACAATACAGTTATTTTTATATGTTGATGGCGAGAAAGAATCTCGACCAACCTTTGGGCGCACCCAAAAATACTTTGATTAAATTCAATGAAAAAATCGCTTCGAAATACCGCGCCGGTTTGAGTTTGAAATACCTCGACAGTTATCTTGAAAATAATGTCGTACCCAACACTATCCGACAATTCATCGACATCAATAAAAAGCAGCAAACCAATCGCAATGATTTTGAGTTGTTGCTGACTAAAAACTCACCCAAAGACATCACTTGGTTTTTTGACAAAATCATCAATTCACGAGACATCATCGATTTTAAATTTGACAAGGTCACCAAAACCAAAGACAGCATTAGTTTTTCGCTCAAGAATAAAACCGAAACCAATGTGCCTATTCCGGTTTATGGCGTTAAAGGCAAAAACGTAGTCTTTAAAAAATGGATTGACACGTTCCCAAAAGACAGCATTTTTACGGTTCCGAGAAACGAAGCAGAGAAAATTGTCATCAATTATAAAAATGAAGTACCGGAATTCAATTTGAGAAACAACTGGCAGTCGCTTCGCGGTTTCAGATTGAACAGTCGTCCGATTAAATTTATTTTCTTCAAAGATTTAGAAGACCCGAATTACAATCAAATCGTTTACATTCCGACCTTGGAATACAATTTATACGATGGTTTATTACCGGGAATTCGTTTTCACAACAAAACCATTTTAGACAAACCGTTTAATTTTGATGTGAATCCAACGATTTCTACCAAGACGCAAAGTCTTTCGGGGAAAGCCAATTTCGCGGTAAACCAATTCAACCGCGACAGTAATTTGTACAGTATTCGTTACCAATTGAACGGCCATTATTTGCATTATGCGCCCGATGCCTATTACACCAAAATCAATCCGATGGTGTATTTGCGTTTCCGTCCCGATGATTTCAGAGACAACAAAAAAGAAATGTTGGTTTTCAAATACATCATGATTGACCGTGAAAAATCAGCGTTTACCGTTGATGAGAATACGGAGAATTACAAAGTTTTTAATGCCAAATACTATAACGGCAAAACCGAAGTCACCAAGCATTACAATTTCTTAGGCGATTTCCAATTGTCGAGTTCTTTCGGGAAAATAGCAGGAGAATTGCAATACCGAAAACTCTTTAACGACAAACGACAAGTGAATTTGCGTTTGTTCGCCGGAACGTTTTTGTACAATAAAAACATCTCTACCTATTTCGATTTTGGCTTAGATCGCCCAACGGATTATTTGTTCGAACACGATTATTTAGGTCGCTCAGAAACGACAGGATTGTTCAGTCAACAGTCGATTGTTTCAGATGGTTTTTTCAAATCGATGTTGGAAACCAGAACCGCCAACCAATGGATGACCACTTTGAATGCCAGTGCCAATATCTGGAATTGGATTGAGGTTTATGGCGATGTCGGAATGATAAAAAACAAAAACACAGCGGAGCAATTTGTATACGATAGCGGCGTTCGTTTGAACTTGGTAACCGATTATTTCGAATTGTACTTCCCGGTATATTCGAATAACGGTTGGGAAGTGGGCGAAAAAAACTACGGAGAAAGAATACGTTTTATTGTGACTTTCAATCCGGATACCTTGATTGGACTTTTCACCAGAAAGTGGTTTTAA
- a CDS encoding LytTR family DNA-binding domain-containing protein encodes MKCIIVDDEPLAREAIEMLVEKTPALTLLGSFNNPATASKFMHDNTVDLIFLDIQMPGINGIEFAKTIPQKTFVIFTTAFSEFATDSYEVDAIDYLIKPVKLERFQKGVEKAQAYSKLLKKGNSGNNIEQVTDDYFFIKADRKIIKVYFNDILFIEGLKDYVVMHTESQKVITAMNIKTIHDQLPKAMFVRVSKSYIINAKKIESVDNNTVYIGKNEIPIGNIYRDYFFNEFVTKKILSR; translated from the coding sequence ATGAAGTGTATTATTGTAGATGACGAACCGTTGGCAAGGGAAGCCATTGAAATGCTGGTCGAAAAAACACCGGCATTAACATTGCTGGGTTCGTTCAACAATCCGGCAACGGCTTCTAAATTTATGCATGATAATACTGTTGATTTGATTTTTCTCGATATTCAGATGCCCGGAATCAATGGGATAGAGTTTGCCAAAACCATACCCCAAAAGACCTTTGTAATCTTTACGACCGCTTTTTCAGAATTTGCAACCGACAGCTATGAAGTTGATGCCATTGATTATCTTATAAAACCCGTAAAACTGGAACGTTTCCAAAAAGGAGTCGAAAAAGCCCAAGCCTATTCCAAACTGCTCAAAAAGGGAAACTCCGGGAATAATATCGAACAGGTAACCGATGATTATTTCTTTATCAAAGCCGACCGGAAAATCATCAAAGTATACTTTAATGACATACTGTTTATCGAAGGGTTAAAGGATTATGTGGTGATGCATACCGAAAGTCAAAAAGTGATTACAGCCATGAATATCAAAACCATTCACGACCAGTTGCCCAAAGCCATGTTTGTAAGGGTAAGTAAATCGTACATCATCAATGCCAAAAAAATAGAGTCCGTAGACAACAATACAGTTTACATAGGTAAAAACGAAATCCCCATCGGGAATATTTACAGGGATTATTTCTTTAATGAATTTGTGACCAAAAAAATTCTGAGCAGGTAA
- a CDS encoding thiamine pyrophosphate-dependent enzyme — protein MTEAQTKTEITFEDFKTEVLNDYKIATISRECSLLGRREVLTGKAKFGIFGDGKEVPQLALAKAFQNGDFRSGYYRDQTFMMAIGQLSIQQFFAGLYGHTDLVHDPMSAGRQMGGHFATHSLDENGNWNNLTQQKNSSADISPTAGQMPRLLGLAQASKIYRNVRGLEDLTKFSNAGNEVAWGTIGNASTSEGLFFETINAAGVLQVPMVMSVWDDEYGISVHARHQTTKENISEILKGFQRDEENNGYEIMTVKGWDYPALVEAYQKAGAIAREQHVPVLIHVNELTQPQGHSTSGSHERYKNAERLAWEAQFDCLAQMRIWLVDNNLATAEELEAIDEQAKKEVLEGKKAAWTAFVSPMKEEQQELVSLLNSIAETSSNKVFIEKYTAELASIKEPIRKDIITTARKVLRLVVKESGQSQLATWITNYTNKIQPKFSSHLFSQSDKTVLGATTVAPTYDESAEEVDARLVLRDNFDAIFNKYPESLIFGEDAGNIGDVNQGLEGMQEKYGELRVADAGIREATILGQGIGMAMRGLRPIAEIQYLDYLLYAIQIMSDDLATLQYRTQGRQKAPLIIRTRGHRLEGIWHSGSPMGMIINAIRGIHVLVPRNMTKAAGFYNTLLETDEPALVVECLNGYRLKEKMPTNLGEFKTPIGVVETIKEGSDITVVSYGSTLRIIEQAAKELLEVGINVEIIDAQSLLPFDVNHDCVKSIAKTNRLLVVDEDVPGGASAYLLQQIIDEQNGYQYLDSQPQTLAAKAHRPSYGTDGDYFSKPSAEDVFEKVYAIMHEAKPELYPSLY, from the coding sequence ATGACTGAAGCACAAACTAAGACCGAAATTACCTTTGAAGATTTCAAAACAGAAGTTCTAAACGATTACAAGATTGCTACCATCAGTAGAGAATGTAGTTTGTTAGGGCGAAGAGAAGTGTTAACAGGAAAAGCCAAGTTCGGAATATTTGGCGATGGTAAAGAAGTACCACAATTGGCTTTGGCGAAAGCTTTCCAAAATGGTGATTTCCGTTCTGGTTATTATCGCGACCAGACTTTTATGATGGCGATTGGGCAATTGAGTATCCAACAGTTCTTTGCCGGTTTGTATGGTCATACCGATTTAGTACATGATCCAATGAGTGCCGGACGTCAAATGGGCGGACACTTTGCAACGCATTCCTTAGACGAAAACGGAAATTGGAACAACTTAACACAACAAAAAAATTCGAGTGCTGATATCTCTCCTACTGCCGGGCAAATGCCGCGTTTGTTAGGATTGGCGCAAGCCTCAAAAATATACCGAAACGTTCGCGGATTAGAGGATTTAACAAAGTTCTCTAACGCCGGAAATGAAGTCGCTTGGGGAACGATTGGCAACGCTTCCACTTCGGAAGGTTTGTTTTTTGAAACCATCAACGCCGCGGGAGTTTTACAAGTACCGATGGTCATGAGTGTTTGGGATGACGAATACGGAATTTCAGTCCATGCGCGTCACCAAACGACCAAAGAAAACATCTCTGAAATCTTAAAAGGTTTCCAACGCGATGAAGAGAATAACGGTTACGAAATCATGACGGTTAAAGGTTGGGATTATCCGGCTTTAGTGGAAGCTTATCAAAAAGCAGGTGCTATTGCTCGTGAGCAACACGTTCCGGTTTTAATTCACGTAAACGAATTGACGCAGCCGCAAGGTCACTCGACTTCGGGTTCGCATGAACGCTACAAAAATGCCGAGCGTTTGGCTTGGGAAGCGCAATTTGATTGCTTGGCGCAAATGAGAATTTGGTTGGTCGATAACAATTTGGCCACCGCCGAGGAATTAGAAGCCATAGACGAACAAGCTAAAAAAGAAGTGTTAGAAGGCAAAAAAGCCGCTTGGACCGCTTTTGTTTCGCCTATGAAAGAAGAGCAACAAGAATTGGTTTCGTTACTAAATTCCATTGCGGAGACGAGTTCGAATAAAGTTTTTATTGAAAAATATACGGCTGAATTGGCTTCGATTAAAGAACCTATTCGCAAAGACATTATCACTACGGCGCGTAAAGTATTGCGTTTGGTAGTGAAAGAAAGTGGTCAATCACAATTAGCGACTTGGATTACGAATTACACCAATAAAATACAACCGAAATTTAGTTCGCACCTATTCTCGCAATCAGACAAAACGGTTTTGGGCGCGACTACTGTTGCCCCAACTTACGACGAATCAGCTGAAGAGGTAGATGCCCGATTGGTATTGCGTGACAATTTTGATGCGATTTTTAATAAATACCCTGAGTCTTTAATTTTTGGAGAAGATGCCGGAAACATTGGCGACGTCAACCAAGGTTTAGAAGGCATGCAGGAAAAATACGGAGAGCTTCGTGTGGCAGATGCCGGAATCCGTGAAGCGACTATACTCGGACAAGGAATAGGCATGGCGATGCGTGGTTTGAGACCGATTGCCGAAATCCAATATTTAGATTATTTGTTGTATGCCATCCAAATCATGAGTGATGACTTAGCGACTTTACAATACAGAACCCAAGGTCGTCAAAAAGCGCCGTTGATTATCAGAACGCGTGGTCACCGATTGGAAGGCATCTGGCATTCCGGTTCACCAATGGGGATGATTATCAATGCGATTCGTGGGATTCACGTTTTGGTCCCAAGAAACATGACCAAAGCGGCAGGTTTCTACAACACTTTGTTGGAAACAGACGAACCGGCATTGGTGGTTGAATGTTTGAACGGTTACCGTTTGAAAGAAAAAATGCCAACCAACTTGGGCGAATTCAAAACCCCTATTGGCGTGGTGGAAACTATCAAAGAAGGAAGCGATATCACGGTGGTTTCTTATGGTTCTACTTTAAGAATCATAGAACAAGCCGCAAAAGAATTATTGGAAGTTGGGATTAATGTGGAAATTATTGATGCGCAATCGTTGTTACCGTTTGATGTGAACCATGACTGTGTGAAGAGCATCGCCAAAACCAACCGTTTATTAGTCGTAGACGAAGACGTTCCGGGTGGCGCCTCTGCTTACCTACTCCAACAAATTATAGACGAGCAAAACGGTTACCAATATTTAGACAGCCAACCGCAAACGTTAGCCGCTAAAGCCCACAGACCCTCTTATGGCACCGATGGAGATTACTTCTCTAAACCCTCGGCAGAAGATGTTTTTGAGAAGGTTTATGCGATTATGCACGAAGCGAAACCGGAGTTATACCCGAGTTTGTATTAA
- a CDS encoding DUF4249 family protein, giving the protein MKTTVKIIIATLVLFVTGCEDVIHVDLDTAAPKLVIDASIDWVKNTPGNEQKIVLSSTTGYYNATFPTVSGATVMVTNTTNTVFTFTEIPNTGEYLCSNFEPVLGETYTLTVILNGETYTAIETLMDVPTIEDNIEQTNDGGFSGDEVEITYHYQDDGTAVNYYLNRIINPRVAFPIFELEDDRYSQGSLMSESYSHEDLEPGDIVAIRLYGISRRYYDYFNKLLLASGNDGSPFPTTPTAVRGNIANQTNPKNFAFGYFRLATVATTSYTVQ; this is encoded by the coding sequence ATGAAAACCACCGTAAAAATCATAATAGCCACCTTAGTCCTATTTGTAACCGGATGTGAAGACGTAATCCACGTTGATTTGGATACCGCTGCTCCAAAACTGGTGATTGACGCTTCGATAGACTGGGTTAAAAACACGCCGGGGAACGAACAAAAGATAGTATTGTCCTCTACCACAGGATACTATAACGCAACGTTTCCGACTGTATCGGGAGCTACCGTAATGGTGACCAACACAACCAATACAGTATTTACCTTTACCGAAATTCCAAATACAGGAGAATACCTCTGTAGTAATTTTGAGCCTGTCCTTGGCGAAACCTATACCCTGACGGTTATTTTAAATGGCGAAACCTATACCGCTATCGAAACGTTAATGGATGTGCCTACTATAGAAGACAATATCGAACAAACCAATGATGGCGGTTTTTCGGGTGATGAAGTTGAAATTACCTATCATTATCAAGATGATGGTACTGCCGTAAATTATTACCTCAACCGGATAATTAACCCACGGGTTGCTTTTCCGATATTTGAACTGGAAGACGACCGCTACAGCCAAGGCAGTTTGATGAGCGAATCGTATTCGCATGAAGATTTAGAACCCGGTGATATTGTTGCTATCAGACTCTATGGTATCTCGAGAAGGTATTATGATTATTTCAATAAGTTACTGTTGGCCTCGGGTAATGATGGCAGTCCGTTTCCAACTACGCCGACAGCTGTGCGCGGCAATATTGCCAACCAAACTAATCCTAAAAATTTTGCTTTTGGTTATTTCAGATTAGCAACCGTAGCCACTACAAGTTACACTGTTCAATAA